The following is a genomic window from Rutidosis leptorrhynchoides isolate AG116_Rl617_1_P2 chromosome 8, CSIRO_AGI_Rlap_v1, whole genome shotgun sequence.
ACTGTTTCATTAGGAGAATCAGAATATTTTCTCACCCTTCTATTTGTTGACTTCAATTCATCCATTTCTTTGTTCATTGGACAACTAAGCAGGTGTCCTCTATTTACATACTCACCTTTTATTATCTTCCATCAGTCCATTTTAATTTTTAATCTTTCAACTTTCAATTTTTACATAATTCCAAATTtttaactttatttatttttattttttttgtaaagcAAACtgattttattatttaaaaaaaaaagaatgaaTACAACAATTATCAGCTAGTTGTCGAGTAACTTACGTTTGATATATTTATGGTAATAAATGCAATTCTATAATCTTACATACATACATGAAGTTaatgttttttatttttaaaataaacggtaacaaAGAAATAAGGAATATGAGGATCCGAAACCGAGGGGAATACTAATAGGAATAGGATCTATTTACTCGGGAGACTGAAATAATTTACtcgtataattatttatttatattaattaatttaaaaattaataatttaataattactgTAAAAAAGAGAGAGAGGGGCTTTGAAGACACAATGATTACAAAACTCTTTGACAGGAAACACAAAGGAGTTTGGGCGTGGATTCGAGTACCTCCTTTCCCCACCCGCTTTAGCCTTTAACCCTTCCTttcccttttttttaaaaaaaataaataaaaatttttacAAACTTATTTTCATTTATTTCTACAACGAGTATGTTTTATAGTTGCAAAAGCCCACAACTATTTACTTAAATTTGTTTCTCTATGTACATATCAAAtgcatttcatacatatacataccatTTTTTTTACTAGAAGTTAGATTGGTGAGTCATTTTCTTTAGTTTGATTTGTCGTTTAGTTTGATCTGTTAAATAAATGTGAATCAACCATTTTCTAATTGGTATTTGTTGAATTGTTGTATAATTCGATGAGTGTTTTTTTCTTGCAAAGCCaacaaattatatacatatataaatgttcaAGAAGAACATCAACTCATAAAAGGACCATCATTAAAATACAAACGGAAGATGTAATCGAATTAAACACTAAGCACCCAGAGCTCTAGTTTTTGCTTATCCAAGATCATGGATCTTGTTGGGATTTGTGATCCATTACAACTAATTTAGTGTTGTCTTCTTCAAACGATTTGTGATCGATTCGTAACTTGTAACTTGTATCTCTTGAAGTGCTATCGATGTCATCCAACTTATATTGCAAAAAATCTTGTTATTTCAATTTTGCCAAATCTTGTACAAGCATACTTCACCAAATTCGGAAATGTTTTATCAAAGAAAATTTGCCTAGTGTAACAACTGGCATGAACATTTTCAACCTGTCAAGTGTAACAATTAGCTTTACTTTTACAAAATCAAAAACATTTTTTGAAGATCCTATTTTTTATGAGGATAAAATTTTTATGACAAAAATTCTGTGTCTTGTCCATCTTGCCTCTTTTTACCCGAAGTGATTTTGTTACGACTTGATACTTGTACCGTGTCACAAACCTAAAACCAAGGTTTTGCTGTGGATAACACATTTCATTACCCCAACCTCCACCACCAATAATTACCCCAAAAACCCGTCCTCACGACAACTCAAACAACTTCACCGACATTACAACAAATATCTTAACTGAAAACATATGATTAAGCATTGCCCAGTTAACCGAATCGAAAGCTCATCGAAGTCTACCTTGAAATCGGCATTTCTTTTTTGTGTTTCTTTGTTCACGCTATAATCTCATCAACATAAGCGGGTCGTTCATAAGTTGCCTACCTGCAATAAAATCACTCTTGACCGGAATAATGATTTTATCAATACCCCTAAAAGGACAGTTAATTAGATATTCGTAATACAAAGACCATCGGTACTAATATGAAATTAATGGTCATTTTCAAAATACATGAACATACCGAATGAATTTTTTTAACAGCAAACAAActttattatatattgaataatAATAAGACATTTACAAGCGCCATGTTCTATCAAAACGAGAAATTTACAACTATGAAAATGATAGAACAAGATCTAACAGCTAAAAAAACGAAAGATATAAGCCCACCGGTATCGTAGGAAAACGCCTTGGTCTGTTCATTATCATTAAGGAGAAGATTTTACTTGAGAAGACAAGTTGAGATGGAAACGAAGCACAGTGTTGGCAATTCAACGACAAAGCACCCCGAACCATTTCAATTTCTCCCCTCCAAAACGACTAATCCGGGAGTGGGCAAAAAAACCTACATAGAGGGTATATGATGCATCAATCTTTTTATCATgtcaaatatgattatatatcttCATTGAAtgttaataaaatatattattttcatCTCATTAAAACTGTTTCATTTTACTTTTAATAGTCTTTCTTTCAAAATTTtgaatttaaatatttttttatttatataatatttgataaaatttatatgAAAGAACTGAGTTTTAAACATGTTTTCATTGgtataatttttatcaaatattatataacacaaattaaaatatttaaatatttaaattaaatTTCAAATGCTTTAAAGTCAAACCGAAACAAATATTTTGGAACGAATGAGTATATATTTTAGTAGTAAAGTTTTTGAGTAGTCATAGAAAATAATGAGTTACAATTACGGGATAATCTGATTATGCTCCTAAATACGTCTACGTAAAAATATTTTTCTTCTTTGAATATCTTGAACAAGAAAAAAAAGTATCCGTTTATATAAAAGTCGAAATGTTTGATACGGATTAATTAATCGAATTTTCTAGTCTTAATACAGACTCCAAAAAGAGATTCTTTGTTGCAATATTTGAAGTACAAAAAAAGGTAGATACCAAAGTAAGAAATACTAGCTTTTTTATTTATCAAGTATGGAAAATGTGTTTGACCGATCGAGGGAAGCATGAACAACATATAGGCCACAGAACAAAAAAAAAAGCTACATTAATTGTTTTAGCTCtcttttttaatcattattatactACTCCTATATATAAGTATATGCTTTAATTTCTCTCATGTTTATGTGTGCTTTAATCTTCCTTATTGTTTTTGGTCGGTCGACAAACTGTGTGTATTGTGTTCTACTCGTGTTTCCCCCCTCTCATAATGCACTTTCACCCAATTAAAAATTTACATTTATATACTCATACGTGTGTTATGTGTGTCATCATTGTATGCATGTATCTATATGTAGGTAAGAAACTTATTTAAAAATATTGTTAAATTAGCGATTTTTAATTAAATACAGTTCAAAAAGTTCAAGTGCGATAGCTACAGAAATGGATAGTGTGAGATAAAAGAGGTAGACATTAATGCCGTAAGAAGAAAGGAAAGCTATGTCTCTAGAGATAGAATTAGAATAGTGGATGAAAAAATATGAAAAACGatgaaaatgaaaaatatataaataacataacaataattttTTAACACAAGGAACAAAAATAAAGCCTTTTAACTTTATTGTTTATTTACAAGAATAAAAAGGGTCACCACTCCACCACCCCTTCCTCTTCCCACAAACCAAAACCTACCACTTCTAGAGTGAGAAATTTAAACACATCAagaacaagttttttttttttttttttctagagAGATAAAACATAAACTTAGAATCCAAACCATGCATCAAATTAAGATTTATAATTCttgaaaccaccaggtttttttgtTGATTTAAAGTCAAGATTTTTAAGGGTTTTTTTTACACTTTTTCTTACAAATAACTACTTTTATTTGCTAATTAACCTACAAtctacacatatgtatatgtacatgtgtTTTGTTTATTGGGGGGTGGTTAGGTAAAATATTATGTGTgataaaagtgaagaagaggtagTAATAGAAGAAGTTGATCAAGAAAATATTCAAAGGTTTCAAGAACAACAATTAGTCCTTCAAGAAATTCAACAAAACATGGGTATAAATGATTATTCATATACTAACACAACTTCAAGTCTTCCAAccatgcatcatcatcatcatcatcatcaacaaccatCATCATGGAGTACTTTACCTCAAGTCTTTCACCAAAACAACTTCAACCCACTTCTTCAATACCCGACCCGAGACCATGACCCGTTTCTTTTCCCTCCAACACCACAAACTCCTCCGTTATCATGTTACGGTGGTTTATTCAATAGGAGGGTGGCAGGTGGCTTGCAGTTTGCATATGATGGTAGTACTTCATCTGATCATCAGTTAAGACTCTTATCTGAGACACTTGGACATGTGGTTCAACCCGGATCCGGCCCGTTTGGGCTTCAATCTGAAATGGGTAAGATGACTGCTCAAGAGATCATGGATGCTAAAGCTTTAGCAGCTTCTAAAAGTCATAGTGAAGCAGAACGACGTCGTAGGGAACGTATCAATAATCATCTTGCTAAGCTTCGAAGCTTACTTCCTAGCACAACCAAAgtaagatttatttatttatttatttattttctataaaaATATAATCTTTTTTTCTATCACCATGTTATACAAAAATATGAAAAATAGTAAACCTGTGTTTTGATACTTTTAATTGTGTTGTGATACTTTTATGATTTATGATCTAAGTTATAATAATATGAATTGTAGTACTAAAGATTTAAGCTTTTGTTAATACAAATCTAACAAGATTTTTTGAAAAATTGATAAGATAAAGAGGAACCAATGATCAGCTAAAAAGCTTGCTATACAAACTTTCTTGCCGGTGTTTTTGAAGTCCGAGAAATTATGAAAAGAAACTAAACTTTTATTCGAGTAACAACACCAGACAAAGTAAGCATTCTTGTGTCAGTTATGACATAAaacttatacaaatatatatatgtgtgtttattCCCACGCTCATGCTTTAAAACAACGTACCCCATCATTACAAACACACTCATAATAACTTGCTACCTATGCTCTACTCTTTTCATAGAACCCACCATTTTTTGTTGTCTTTTTATTCACATAATCATGATTTTTCCACAATTCATTTCACACAATACAATATGTTAAGTGTATACAATAATATGATCTATATTCCAATGGACCTAATCTATAAGGTAAGATAAAGGAATCTTGTTATACATCAAGTAACTCAAGGGTGATCTATATATCATGTGATCATATATAATAGTGAATGTCACTTTTCTATGTTTTGTAGCATGTGCTAAGTAGGTTACAAATGTATTATGTTCAATAAAATCAAGTATGTAATAtacattgattgattgattgatgtgTATTTGAGTTCAACATACATAGTTTTCTTGTCAGTATAAAACCCTAATGTCAACTAATTTTTTTAGGACGTTCACTCAATTATTTAATGAATTCATTCATATTTATGCATTGACACTTGTATTGTATAAATAACTACACTCtacaaaaataataaataattgagTAGATTTATCAACACCCAATTTTTAAGGCTTAATgtgaagagaaaaaaaaaaggcGTACTATTAATGATTTTTAAAGTTTGCTCATTTAACGAGTTTAGTAGAAGATAACCCTAGTTCATCATGAACATATGTAGTGGTGAAAGTAAATTAAAAAagtttttatcattaaaaattgatgtGCATATATATTTAATGTATAGTTTTCAATTCTTTGAATTCTTAACTATTAAAATGTTGCATTTTAGTAAACATTGAAAAGGTACACtcgtatattaaaaaaaaaaaatcatctaaCATCTTCACATTTAATATTGAACATATTTTGCAATTAGTAGCTAGGTAACGATAAAATTACTCAAGAGGCATCCATACTATATGAACAATAAACTACATTTTATGATTTAaacttggtggacatttgtttttaAAAGTTTCATATATATTGCGCAATTCGATTCTCAAGTATTTAGTACTACTAACTAATGATTTGCTTATATTTTATAGACGGACAAGGCTTCATTGCTTGCTGAAGTGATACAGCATGTGAAAGAGCTAAAGCGTCAAACATCGATAATTGCTGAACAATGTCCCGTCCCCACTGAAATCGATGAGTTGACTCTGGACAATGCATCAGACAAAGATGGTAAATTTGTGATCAGAGCATCATTATGTTGCGAGGACCGATCTGATCTCCTACCGGACCTCATCAAGACTTTAAAGGCCCTACGACTAAAAACCCTAAAAGCCGAGATCACCACACTTGGTGGACGAGTTAAAAATGTTTTATTCATCACTTCAGAAGATGTTTTAACCGGAAATGATGATCAAGAAATGGTGAATTACTCGATAAGCACGATTCAAGAAGCACTTAAGCAAGTAATGGAGAAAACAAATGGTGATGATCCCTCTTCTACGAGTGTAAAACGACAAAGAACGAACAACATCGGTATCCTTGAGCATCATAGGTCACTTTAGTTAACTATATGCAAGGCAAAGAAATGGTCTCTAATTATTTAATCAACTAGTAAATTATATCTTAGGGCTTTTTTTCCTAAAGATCTTGGGGGTTAAACATCAAGTTTGTTACTTTTGTGTGTGGGGTGTTTTCTTTTGGTTTTTCTTGATTTATTTTAGTCTTTTTGACTTGTTTTCAAATAGTGTGTATGAAGAACAAAATGTTAGTACTACTTGGGTGGTGTCCTTATGTATTTCCTATTTCATGAAAAATTAGATCTTTATCTTGAGGATATAAGAAGCTAACATTAGAAGTGTTGTTTTTGGAATGAAACACTTGGTTTGTTCTTGTCATGTAGTGGAACATGTATTTAATTATGTCAAATTTCTCTATCTACTTgatctctttttttttttctctttctaaGCATATATCAAAGTTAGTGGCGTAAGTATAATGATGAGTATGTGACGATATAGTTTGCATCACCATTACATGTACAATTAGTACTAGAATATATAATCAAGTTTGACTGTAAATCAGTTATGTTGTTACCTGGTGCCATGCTTGATCCAGAGCCATGAGTGCTTATGATGTAATTTCTTTCAAAGAGGAAATTTTTTAACAAAGTTTCAGTGTGTACAACATAACTGTAAACATACTATGGTTTCATGTCCTTTTTCAGAGGTATTTTAGATAAGGTTTTAAAGTTGATAAATCTGAAATGTATTAGCAAGTTAATGAATCATTCAAATTGAAAATGAGCAATACTTGTTAAAGATTAGACTAAGATGCTAATTTTTTTTACAATGGTTGGCAACACTACAAAAGAATTTATGATTCTCTCACGCATATTTTTACACACTTATAGAAAAATGTGAGTTTTTTGTTAAATTTCTTacacttataaatatgtataagcTTGTTACATTTACAAATGTAGAATATTATTAGATTTTCACACATAAAATTGTAGAGAAAAAATGTTCACGCTTATTAGTGTTTACAAACCCAGATTTAATCACATTTAAAACTGTGAGTAAATTTGTTACACCCCATTTTTCACATGAGGGGAGCTATCtagtgtaaaaaaaaaattaacttaacACTCTTAAACGtgattatatttatgattataCACACCAATAAATGTGAATTTTTTTACAATATTCTACACTTATAACTGTACTAAATTTACACATATTTACAAGCGTAgagaatttaaataaaaacttcacGCTTTTCAAAAGTGGATAAAAATATATGTGAATTTGTTGTAGTATAAATACTAAAACCAAAATTAATAcaaaacatataaattacaaagGGTTAAAGCTATAAATTAGCTACATACTTTCACTTTTATTTCAATGTACGCTATATACTCTAAAAAAATACcagtgtaggctatatactttcaaaaagtgtactaatatgaacGAAAAACACTTGTTAAGCGGATAAAAAAAACTCAACGATGACGTGGAATCTTTGTAGAGAATGACCTTGGTGATACATCGGAACAAATCATTTTTTTATATAGTCTACATAAAAGTATATAACCTATTTGTAGccatacaaaatttaaaaaaagaaagaaaaaaaaaagaattaagTTTACCGGTTCAACAATTAATCGGTCACCAATAACCTATATTAGAACACTCTGAAAATATATAGCCTACACTGGTATTTTTTGACGTATATAGCTTATATTAGGAAAAaagtgaaagtatatagcctatttatAGCTTTAACCGTATTATAAAATTTAGATACTTGTGCGAGGTTGATGGGCCAAGATCGATccttatttttataacaaacgataggACATGTCCAACGATAAAGGGTAGAAGCTAACATAAAGGTCGAGTCTTGTCAGGATTGGACACCAGTCCACCGGCCCAATTAACAGTTTGTGCACATGTGGATTTGTTTGGAAACACAAGTTTTGAGAATTTAATAAAAGTTGAGCTTATTTTTCATAATCACCGTCTTCTAGGGCTGTTTGGTAAACAAACTTTAGAGCTTATTGAAAAATATGCTCCAGAAAAAGAGCTTATTGAAGtaacttttaaaaaatattttagCTGATTGTAAAATGAAAAATCAAATAAATCTCTCTCCTATAAAATatgtatcataatcataatcatatactCCATATTTGTTTATCCTTTTATGCCAATTCACATGTTAAAGCTCCAGTTTCATCTAGTATATGCCAAATAGTTGGAAGAAAATTCAGCTTCAACTCCGACTACAAACACTTCCTTTACATCTTCTATTATCCTTTTTTCACACTATATCGTCATGCATATATTAATTATCCCGGTATTGTTGGGCGATCTTAATCCTTTTCATAACATACCTTGAGGCTTACGTTAATCCCAAGTGTCTTTTAGTTTAGATGGAAGTCGATCTATATCATCTATCTTTCTTTTAAGCAATTTTAATTTTGCAGCAGCCTCAATCAAGTCACATGATATGCATTTTCAAGACTACAACAGAGTACATCATAACTTCTGTAAGGCACAATGCTATAGACATATTCTTCCTTCACTTTGTTATATTGGTCATTCTAAATTGACTCACACATGTTAAAGTGCGTAGCCTTACTCCTTAATAAATCATTTCGTGCATGTTTGTTAACAATTGAGACAGTTGCATTTTGCCTTAGCATCACGGCTCGTTAACAACGCATTCACTAACACCAAGCATTCAAACCATATGTAATTATTACACCTGTTAAGTATCAAAATAAGTTTAACCATGGCTAATCTTTCTATGTAAATGATCAGCTAATAAGCAACTACTATGCAATAACTACTTCATTAGCAGCTGAAAAGTTGCAGGCAGGCACTACATACAGTACTCAAAGTGAGAAAACAGACCAATAACTAAGAGTAAGTATCAGTAGTCGAATTAGTACATTAAGAGTTGTTTCATTACTCCAACGACTGGCAGTACTTCGCACTATATTGTAAAATACTGGGGAAAAAACAAATTTTACATGTTCAAATGATCCGATTACAGTGAACGAACTAGAAATACCTTTTATAAAGAAATCAAAGGGCTTCTTTCAGATTGAAGGTTCTAGAAATGTTGCGGGCATGATCATATTCATTGAGTTCCACTAGCATCTTCTTCAAACGACGAGCAAGCGCATTTGTCCCCGAAACACTCTGCCTCTTCTCTAATGTCCTTCCAAGAACCAGCAAATAATCCACCATCGGTTGCAACTTCCGGCTGAACAGATCAAGGCCACACAAGTAAGATAAATAAACAACATGGCTAAAAATGTGAACAAAAAAATATATGCGTCTAAGAGATCGTACCTTTTATCGGCAGGGATACCTCTACCAGTCCAAACACCAGCGAACGATGCAACAATTCTTTCGGTTCTTGTGATTGCATCATTAATATTTGATTGAATACTCCGAAGATGCGGGAGGATTTTGCCACTTAATAAATCATCAAGAGCAAGCTTTTCAAGAACCGATATTGAGAGAACGTCGTTCCATAAACATATGTTTCTCATTAAACGTACCGACATTCCAAATCTATATGCAGCAAATCTAGCTGCATTTGGCACTGCCCTCAATATGTAAGTGTTCCATGTTGGCACCTATATAATataatagcatttcataatatcagTATAAGCAATTGCTGATAAACTGATACATAATAAACACAATAATGAATGAGACATGTTGCATACCATGAGATTAGATACAGCATCAGAAAGGCGGTCACAAAGAACAGCAACAAGTTCGGTAACCGCTTTGCTGGAAAGGGGTACGTATCGAAATACTAAATTTGTAGCCAGTACAGCGAATTTTGTCTCTTTCGTACTAAATATATCCCAGCAGTGAGATATCTGATGCTGTAAAATAGGAATCGCAACCTTTTCAACCAAATCGGGTATTAGGTTGACATCAGCATCATCAGGGTTAACTTTACTCTCGTCCGTGGGCAGACCGTAATTAAACAGCAACTCATGCCTGAATACAAAAATTAACATCAATAAAAAGGAATAATTTTTTAGATTTAACAAAATAACAACCTAGACAGAAAAAGGGAAGCTTTTTATTGGTTGGCTCATGACAGGTGGAAATCCACGTCATAGAAACCTTAATCTTGCCAGCAATTTACTCACCCACTTAACTGGTGGGCTATATTCCTCTCGGGTTCAAGAAATTCGAGCAGAGCGTACGTACCACTGCATATCAATAAAATCTGAATCTTCATGAAGTGGGTCCCACTTCAAAAGCTCCAACCTTACATAGGGAGAAAAGATTGCAGGAATACTCAATGACATATATGCATCGCCGTAGCTTGACAAGTAATCTTTTTTCCAAACTTCGAACTTTTCTTTAACTACTGACAGTTTAGAGTATTCTTCATCTGCATCACCAAATATTTCATCAGCAGTTTGAAGTAACTGATCACGGTTTGATGCATATGCTGTGGTCTCACTATCGCTTTCATCTGTGCTCGATTCTCCTTCAACTACTACAATATCAGTTTCCATAGACGATGTTCGTTTGAATTCGGATCTAGATTTTCGAACTTTTCGTGATTCTGCTCTCCGTTTCATGTCCATACGCTTTTGTAGATTCACATCACGACCAAATTCGTCTAATTTGACAGGAAGGTTTCTTGATTCTCGTAACGCAGTCAATGCCGCCTGAGCAGCATTACTGGCGGCTTCCACCATGGATGAGGTGATGCCGCCTTTGTTGAATACTGTCATTGCTGCATTCACAGATGCTTCGAGTTCCATTAGCTCATCGTTACTATCAGCTGTTCTTCTCTCCAAGATAGCTTCTGCACGTTCTTGGTGAAGTTTTTGCATCTGGTATTCTAGCTCCTCAATGTAAGGAGCTTTCTCCTACAATTCCATGCAATAATCTAATCAACTTGCCCTTTTTAGAAGATAAAATAAGGATCAacttcaaaaataaaataaaatcatgtgATTATGAATTAAAAATATTCTTACCTGCAAAAAGTCACAGATAACAGAAACATAGTCACGAAGCTTTTGCATAAAGATGAACTTCTCACCAGCAGCAGTAAGAGCAGTTTCAAGAGTAGTAACTTTAGTCAATGAATCAGATAAGTTTTCATCAGTCTTTGCCAAAGAAGTTAATGTGCGACTGTGAGTTTCCTGAAATAATGGGTTAATAATATGAGCTCAGATTGTGTGAAGCATTACATAAAAAGGCCAAGTAACTAAACAAAATTAGAGGTGTTCATCAAGTTATTTAATTTTCAACCTTTTGCAAGCAAAACTGAAAACTGCCGAAACCGAATTCAGATTTCAAAAGCGAAACCGAAACCAAACCAAAAACTGAAGTTGAATTCGGTTCAGTTTTGGTCAAAAAACGAAAAACTAAACAAATGTCGAAATTTAACTAAAATAAACATATAAAATGAAATTAAATTCAACTTTTGGTTTTCAAACCGATTTGTGATCTAtacatatattaacaattaataatttAATACATCATTAGTTGAATTCGATTTTCGGTTTAACCGAATTCAAAAAACAGAACTGAATACCGAATACAGATTTATAAACCGAACCAAAACCAATACAAAACTTAACTCAAATtcgttttgttagatttttgttttCATTCGGTTCAGTTTTCAGATTATACAATTTAAAACTGAAATGGAACACCCCTTAACAAAATGAGGGCACAAGTTAAAACAGCCACACATAATAACACTAGCTCGACAAGGAACCCACTGGCACTACAAAGTATTCCCATGGTCTATAGTACGCACATATACAAACCAACACGGTTGGCTTCAGCTTTCAACATAATCAAAAACAGTACAGTTGGAAACCTCAACATCACCTCAGAATACAATAGAAACACAAATGTCCAGATTTTCTAGGTTAGAGTTTTATGAAGGTATGTTCGTCAACTAGAATGGTTTTCTTAAAAGCTAGAAGCCAAGTACAACAGATACGAATGTTTTTCACTCGCTTACTTGGTACAATCTAATCAATTTTCATTTTTTACGAAAACAAACCTATATAGGTTTAACAGAGTGCAAGTCGATACCCCACAAACATCATACGTATCAAACTAGGCTTTCAGTTATTAAACAGTGTGTAATGTGATGTTTACTTCCCTCTATTAGATTAATTAAAGTTGCTCTATCTATATATAATGAGATAGTTCTTAAAATCTGAGATAAATGGAGAAATAGTAATATAAGTTTCCTTCACTCTATCAATTAGAAGTCTTAGTTAAAACAGAAAATTGGACCAATGAAACAATGCCTAGATTAAGCAATTCAAGAACATAGAAAGCACCAAGACTCAAGGTTCATTGGTACTTATGTCTTAAAAACTACTAATTTGTCAGATTGATAGCAGACTAACTTCTGAGCACCCTTTACAAATAATCATCATTAGATTTAAGACTGTCCTAATACTAGGTACAATGCAATCTCTTCTCCGGTTGTATCCTTTAGAAATTATAGCTTATTAATGAGATAATCAATTTACATCGCTAGATACAGGTTGCCACGCAGAGTAGTTACTAGTATAGAATCTAGAGCTTAAAGCATGTCCTAGAGGCTAGAACACACTTGTAAACACCTGTGCATCGATAACAATCACACCATTCATGTCTATTGTGCACTACTTGACTAAACCCCTACAAAAAGTGCTCATAGTATTTTCTTGATAAAAGATGAAACATAATCCAATCACATAGCACCCACCATACTTATGCATCATAAGGACAAATACTTATCTTTCGTACATAATAAAAGGACACATGCTCCCTATTTTATAGTAAAATGTTAGTTTTTCACTTCAACTTATAATGAGTGCCTGTAATGATTTTTCTTGCTACAACTGCCCAAGTCATAATTATATAAGTGCAC
Proteins encoded in this region:
- the LOC139861453 gene encoding transcriptional repressor ILP1-like, translating into MSSSSSKVRNFRRRSDDNDDDDTTTTTPITTTATPITTTTTTKRPQSRLSNTSSNTSNTSKPKKSNLLSFADDESTDEITPISRNRPSSNKQKPNSSSSSRLSSSSLSNHKLTSAKERKTLTPSSLPSNVQPQAGVYTKEALLELQKNTKILGRAPTPSEPVVVLKGTIKPVQFNNSNTNLSVDNRKDVNGENDDESDDGETMNQAMIDAIRAKRERLRQSRAAAPDFIALDTGSNHGEAEGLSDEEPEFQGRIALIGDRRSDVKKGVFEDVVVDMSRTTVRKESDIEAGDDDGFEDDEEDEEDKMWEEEQVRKGLGKRMDDGVGVRNVTSSGVMNVSQNVQQRAVYPTTAPVTSYPSVGGLSIGGSVGWSGSETVSIAQQAELSMKALHESISRLKETHSRTLTSLAKTDENLSDSLTKVTTLETALTAAGEKFIFMQKLRDYVSVICDFLQEKAPYIEELEYQMQKLHQERAEAILERRTADSNDELMELEASVNAAMTVFNKGGITSSMVEAASNAAQAALTALRESRNLPVKLDEFGRDVNLQKRMDMKRRAESRKVRKSRSEFKRTSSMETDIVVVEGESSTDESDSETTAYASNRDQLLQTADEIFGDADEEYSKLSVVKEKFEVWKKDYLSSYGDAYMSLSIPAIFSPYVRLELLKWDPLHEDSDFIDMQWHELLFNYGLPTDESKVNPDDADVNLIPDLVEKVAIPILQHQISHCWDIFSTKETKFAVLATNLVFRYVPLSSKAVTELVAVLCDRLSDAVSNLMVPTWNTYILRAVPNAARFAAYRFGMSVRLMRNICLWNDVLSISVLEKLALDDLLSGKILPHLRSIQSNINDAITRTERIVASFAGVWTGRGIPADKSRKLQPMVDYLLVLGRTLEKRQSVSGTNALARRLKKMLVELNEYDHARNISRTFNLKEAL
- the LOC139862542 gene encoding transcription factor bHLH30-like, which codes for MCDKSEEEVVIEEVDQENIQRFQEQQLVLQEIQQNMGINDYSYTNTTSSLPTMHHHHHHHQQPSSWSTLPQVFHQNNFNPLLQYPTRDHDPFLFPPTPQTPPLSCYGGLFNRRVAGGLQFAYDGSTSSDHQLRLLSETLGHVVQPGSGPFGLQSEMGKMTAQEIMDAKALAASKSHSEAERRRRERINNHLAKLRSLLPSTTKTDKASLLAEVIQHVKELKRQTSIIAEQCPVPTEIDELTLDNASDKDGKFVIRASLCCEDRSDLLPDLIKTLKALRLKTLKAEITTLGGRVKNVLFITSEDVLTGNDDQEMVNYSISTIQEALKQVMEKTNGDDPSSTSVKRQRTNNIGILEHHRSL